In Caldisericia bacterium, the genomic stretch GGAAAAGGAGAGAATAATAAAGGACTTTAGAACCGGTGATACACAGATACTCGTTTCCACAAGTATAATAGAGGTTGGGATAGATGTCCCTGAAGCCACAGTTATACTCATTGAAGATGCAAACAGATTTGGACTTCTCCAGCTCCACCAGTTGAGGGGAAGGGTTGGAAGAGGAGAGAAGGAGTCATATTGTCTTCTTATCACATCCAAATATGATGAAGATACCCTAAGGAGATTGAGAATACTTGAAAGGACAAATTCAGGGCTTAAGGTGTCAGAATGGGACTTAAAATTTAGAGGAACAGGTGAACTTGGTGGAGAGAGACAGCATGGAGTATCTGAGTTCAAAGTTGCAAATCTTTTGAGGGAGGAGGATATAAGAATTCTTGAGATGGCAAAGAAGGATGCAGAGGAGTTTTTAAAGAAAGAGAAGATTTCAGACTACCCTCTCCTACTGAAGGAACTTATCTTTAGATTTAAACCGCTTAAGTATCTTGATATCTCATGAGAATAACATCTGGAGAATTCTCTGGTATTAGATTGATTGAAGTGAAGGATAAGAGAACGAGAATAAGTCTTGACAGAGTTAGAGAATCTCTCTTTAACTCATTGAGGGGTGCTATTGAAGATAAAATTTTCTGGGATCTCTTTGCTGGAAGTGGTGCAGTGGGAATTGAAGCTATCTCTATGGGAGCTAAGTTTGTCGTTTTTGTTGAGAAGAGGCTTGATGCGATAAATGTTATAAGGAAGAATCTCTCCATTGTAAAGGTTGATAAAGAGAAATTCAAAGTATTTAAGATGGATGTAT encodes the following:
- a CDS encoding RsmD family RNA methyltransferase; this encodes MRITSGEFSGIRLIEVKDKRTRISLDRVRESLFNSLRGAIEDKIFWDLFAGSGAVGIEAISMGAKFVVFVEKRLDAINVIRKNLSIVKVDKEKFKVFKMDV